In one Candidatus Eisenbacteria bacterium genomic region, the following are encoded:
- a CDS encoding DUF4388 domain-containing protein, with product MALQGNLDDFSLPEILQLIAVQQKSGVLKLTAGDDVAVVFFEAGKIVSTRDRRRNARDPLKPYLVRTGHLTEAQLKQIETIEAESRRELTDVLLSGNYMTSEALTQALEHQIQDTLHQLLTWKSGSYHFSGDSRTVPKFAVNVRLNTEGLLMESMRRIDEIVRYRETLSSPAMVLRPKPLAMPPKEMSSQERRILPLVDGLRPLRDLVAQSKLVEFEAFEALHHLLDLGVIEVSLGAAPAKVTPIAAEPPPVPARRTANSFLAFAVAIVSLAASFAIAFFVTPALLSRAARAAAPAVVAVPPEIALVDEAARVSLALETYRRVRGEYPPDLETLGVEGYLPAAMARAAARLYQYQSDGVTYSRVLR from the coding sequence ATGGCGCTCCAGGGAAACCTCGACGATTTCAGCCTCCCCGAAATCCTTCAGCTGATCGCGGTTCAGCAGAAGTCGGGCGTGCTCAAGCTGACCGCCGGCGATGATGTCGCGGTCGTCTTCTTCGAGGCGGGCAAGATCGTCTCGACGCGCGACCGACGCAGGAACGCGCGCGATCCGCTGAAGCCGTACTTGGTCCGGACGGGGCATCTGACCGAGGCCCAGCTGAAGCAGATCGAGACCATCGAGGCCGAGAGTCGGAGGGAGCTGACCGACGTCCTCCTCTCCGGCAACTACATGACGAGCGAGGCGCTCACGCAGGCGCTGGAGCACCAGATCCAGGACACGCTCCACCAGCTGCTCACGTGGAAATCCGGCTCCTACCACTTCTCGGGCGATTCACGCACCGTTCCCAAGTTCGCGGTGAACGTCCGCCTGAATACCGAGGGGCTCCTGATGGAGAGCATGCGGCGAATCGATGAGATCGTCCGCTATCGGGAAACGCTCTCCTCCCCCGCGATGGTGCTCCGCCCGAAGCCGCTGGCCATGCCGCCCAAGGAGATGTCGTCCCAGGAGCGGCGCATTCTGCCGCTCGTCGACGGCTTGCGGCCGCTGCGCGACCTCGTCGCGCAATCGAAGCTGGTGGAGTTCGAGGCGTTCGAGGCGCTCCATCACCTCCTGGACCTCGGCGTCATCGAGGTTTCGCTCGGTGCGGCGCCCGCGAAGGTGACCCCGATCGCCGCGGAGCCGCCCCCGGTTCCCGCGCGGCGGACCGCCAACAGCTTCCTCGCCTTCGCGGTCGCCATCGTTTCCCTTGCCGCCTCCTTCGCGATCGCGTTCTTTGTCACTCCGGCTCTTCTCTCCCGAGCGGCGCGAGCCGCGGCGCCGGCGGTGGTCGCCGTCCCGCCCGAGATCGCGCTCGTCGACGAGGCCGCCCGCGTGAGCCTCGCTCTGGAGACCTACCGGCGGGTCCGGGGGGAATATCCTCCGGATCTGGAGACCTTGGGTGTCGAGGGCTACCTCCCCGCGGCGATGGCGCGCGCGGCCGCCCGCCTCTATCAGTACCAGAGCGACGGGGTGACCTACTCGCGCGTTCTCCGCTGA